A window of the Microtus pennsylvanicus isolate mMicPen1 chromosome 4, mMicPen1.hap1, whole genome shotgun sequence genome harbors these coding sequences:
- the Tcof1 gene encoding treacle protein isoform X4 — protein MAEARKRRELLPLIYNHLLQAGYVRAAREVKEQSGQKSFLTQPVTLLDIYTHWQQTSELGQKQKAKDDAALQAKKSRVSDPISSSESSEEEGEEAETETANATPRPTSVNSSATAAELASSMKEKAQAKTKMANSVLHPASGKAVVHLLSGKLPKKSAEPSVNTVLASETEEEGSVKAHGATTKPGMLSASQVSSSSEDTSSSSDETDVEVKPSVKPAQTKASSAPAKESPAKTAPGPTKLGSVTSESSEEDSESGDEPPAGIPSQVKTSGKVLHAGAASVAAKGISGKGPISAEKEKLGPIATQAKAGRPEKDTESSSEDDSDSEDEEPVAVTTPQQARPSGKNLQVRGTSVPAKGSSQKAAPPVTPGKAGPAAAQARAAKPEDSDSSSEESESDSVKTPVAVAPSTSPAQMKPLGKSPQVRPASAVSLGSSGKGVHAPCPGKAGSAAVRVQMGKVEEDSDSSSEEESDDDGAVAAVKAKALGTRATPALPQKVGSVTTQVKTERRTEDSESSEESSDSEEETAPAAPTPAQAKPALEKQTKASPRKGTPATPASTMVAPVQVSTSSSSEEESGAAPGTMKVQGKSVAKGLQGKAALGQGVAPVHPGRTGSAVAQVRATTQEDSEDSEEESSSEEDETPVQAKPLEKSPQAKANPPKTSPAKGPVSASGKVSTAGAAAKQEVPSKGKPPASTVQNSAVSAKGQRSAPAAGKAGAPATQAQKGPVAGAGVGKSSESSSEEESDSEEEAPTQIKPVGKTSQVRAASAPAKESPRKGGQLGTAKKTGPTATQAQKRKMEDSESSSEESDSDGQMPSAITAAKDGTSQPARSRAPAPAPPEKSTEESSESSDEELPSAQAIKSPLISVNSNRSPAGPAATPTQIQAVNTSRKAQASGSTAQSSSSESEDEDMIPATQPSIPATRANVVTVPTSLPRTAPQPNKSEQSSRAPKGKKPKAASTQISSALETLPMTPQSKPVQSKAANKLRKPKLPEKQQPPSGYPRPSTSSSDSSDISSGSEEDAKRPQMAKSAPRLDPGLSQKETVVEETPAESSEDELVAPSQSLLSGYVTPGVTVADSQTSKATLRSDSNPLVSSAPVTKDNPDGKQKAKSQNAADSTFPKTGRKEPSSGSTPQKSKKAKKSSWTPATPTQALQDSITQCLREQPWPLSEAQVQASVVKVLTELLEQERQKATEIVKENKKKGRKRKLSEDQLAAGAPKSKKKDLKDGAGAITPEKTSKAKSNLDKVNADGKGKGSRGAKEKPKSELGLKVESREQSDSKSKKDKKKSSKKKKDKEKKEKKKGKKTSAKDPESIQKKKKKKKTAEPAV, from the exons ATGGCCGAGGCCAGGAAGCGGCGGGAGCTGCTTCCCCTCATCTACAATCATCTGCTGCAGGCTGGTTACGTCCGCGCGGCGCGGGAAGTGAAGGAGCAGAGCGGCCAG AAGAGTTTCCTGACTCAGCCCGTCACCCTTCTGGACATCTATACACACTGGCAGCA GACCTCAGAGCTTGGCCAGAAGCAGAAGGCAAAGGACGATGCTGCGCTGCAAGCCAAGAAGTCCCGGGTGTCAGACCCCATTAGCAGCTCGGAGAGCtcggaggaggaaggagaagaggcagAAACCGAAACTGCCAATGCCA CCCCAAGACCAACATCTGTCAATTCCTCAGCCACGGCTGCAGAGTTAGCATCAAGCATGAAGGAAAAGGCCCAG GCAAAGACCAAGATGGCAAACTCTGTGCTGCACCCCGCATCAGGAAAGGCAGTGGTCCACCTGCTCTCTGGGAAGTTACCCAAGAAGTCAGCAGAGCCCTCTGTAAACACTGTCTTGGCCTCGGAAACTGAGGAGGAGGGCAGCGTCAAAGCCCACGGAGCCACTACCAAGCCTG GGATGTTGTCAGCCAGCCAAGTCAGCAGCTCCAGTGAAGACACCTCAAGCTCCAGTGATGAGACAGATGTAGAG GTGAAGCCTTCAGTAAAACCAGCCCAGACCAAAGCTTCCTCAGCCCCTGCCAAGGAGTCTCCAGCAAAAACGGCCCCAGGCCCTACCAAGTTAGGGAGTGTGACCTCCGAGAGCAGTGAGGAGGACTCTGAGAGTGGGGACGAGCCCCCTGCTGGGATTCCCAGCCAG GTAAAGACCTCTGGAAAAGTTCTTCATGCCGGAGCTGCCTCAGTCGCTGCCAAGGGGATCTCTGGGAAAGGGCCCATctcagcagagaaagagaagcttGGGCCCATAGCCACCCAAGCCAAGGCAGGAAGGCCAGAGAAGGATACAGAGAGCAGCAGTGAGGACGATTCTGACAGTGAGGATGAGGAGCCAGTTGCTGTGACCACTCCTCAG CAGGCGAGGCCTTCCGGGAAGAACCTTCAGGTCAGGGGTACCTCAGTTCCTGCCAAGGGGTCCTCCCAGAAAGCGGCTCCTCCAGTCACCCCGGGGAAGGCAGGGcctgcagcagcccaggcccGGGCAGCAAAGCCTGAGGACTCGGACAGCAGCAGCGAGGAGTCAGAGAGCGACAGTGTAAAGACACCAGTGGCTGTGGCCCCAAGCACAAGTCCTGCCCAG ATGAAACCTTTGGGGAAAAGCCCCCAGGTCAGACCTGCTTCCGCTGTCAGCCTGGGGTCCTCAGGAAAAGGCGTCCATGCACCCTGCCCTGGGAAGGCAGGCTCGGCAGCAGTCAGGGTCCAGATGGGAAAGGTCGAAGAGGACTCAGACAGCAGCAGTGAGGAGGAGTCTGACGACGATGGGGCTGTAGCCGCAGTCAAG GCAAAGGCTTTGGGGACAAGGGCCACTCCTGCACTCCCTCAGAAGGTGGGGTCTGTGACCACCCAAGTCAAGACTGAAAGGCGCACAGAAGACTCGGAGAGCAGCGAGGAGTCGAGTGACAGTGAGGAGGAAACGGCACCAGCGGCTCCAACCCCGGCTCAG GCCAAACCAGCTCTGGAAAAACAGACAAAGGCTTCCCCTAGGAAGGGCACTCCCGCCACCCCTGCATCTACCATGGTTGCCCCTGTGCAAGTGAGCACCTCATCCTCTAGTGAGGAAGAGTCAGGAGCTGCTCCTGGTACCATGAAGGTACAG GGGAAGTCTGTCGCAAAGGGCCTCCAGGGGAAAGCTGCCTTGGGACAGGGGGTGGCCCCAGTGCACCCTGGGAGGACAGGGTCTGCAGTTGCCCAGGTCAGGGCTACAACTCAGGAAGACTCAGAGGACAGCGAGGAAGAATCCAGCAGTGAAGAAGATGAGACCCCAGTACAG GCCAAGCCCTTGGAGAAATCTCCTCAGGCCAAAGCCAACCCACCTAAGACATCTCCAGCCAAAGGACCAGTGTCTGCCTCTGGGAAAGTGAGCACTGCAGGTGCTGCAGCAAAGCAGGAGGTCCCTTCCAAG GGGAAACCACCTGCTAGTACTGTTCAGAACAGTGCTGTCTCTGCAAAGGGCCAGCGATCTGCTCCAGCTGCAGGAAAAGCCGGGGCTCCAGCAACCCAAGCACAGAAAGGGCCAGTGGCTGGAGCAGGAGTGGGGAAGAGCTCAGAGAGCAGCAGTGAAGAGGAGTCAGACAGTGAGGAAGAGGCGCCGACCCAG ATAAAACCTGTGGGGAAGACCTCTCAGGTCAGAGCTGCCTCAGCCCCTGCCAAGGAGTCTCCTAGAAAAGGGGGCCAACTAGGAACTGCCAAGAAGACAGGACCTAcagctacccaggcccagaagaggaagatggaggaCTCGGAGAGCAGTAGTGAGGAATCCGACAGTGACGGGCAGATGCCGTCAGCCATCACCGCAGCTAAG GATGGTACCTCCCAACCTGCCCGGAGCAGGGCCCCAGCACCAGCACccccagagaagagcacagaAGAGTCCTCAGAGAGCAGTGATGAGGAGCTGCCGTCCGCCCAG gcaatTAAATCCCCTCTGATTTCTGTCAACTCCAATCGTAGTCCAGCTGGTCCAGCTGCTACCCCCACACAAATCCAGGCTGTGAACACCTCGAGGAAAGCCCAGGCCTCAGGCTCCACAGCCCAGAGCTCCTCCTCTGAAAGTGAGGATGAGGACATGATTCCTGCCACACAACCCTCCATTCCTG CCACTAGAGCCAATGTGGTGACTGTGCCCACGTCCCTCCCACGGACAGCCCCCCAGCCCAACAAAAGTGAGCAGTCTAGTCGGGCGCCAAAAGGCAAGAAACCAAAGGCAGCGTCCACTCAG ATCAGCAGTGCCTTGGAAACACTCCCTATGACTCCCCAGAGCAAACCTGTCCAGTCCAAAGCAGCCAATAAGCTCAGAAAACCCAAACTTCCTGAGAAGCAGCAGCCTCCCTCAGGCTATCCCAGACCCTCCACAAGTTCAAGTGACAGCAGTGACATCTCTTCAGGGAGCGAGGAGGATGCCAAGAGACCCCAGATGGCCAAGTCAGCCCCCAGACTGG ATCCGGGCCTTTCCCAGAAGGAGACTGTGGTGGAGGAGACCCCAGCTGAATCCAGCGAAGATGAGTTGGTGGCCCCCTCACAG TCTCTCCTCTCAGGTTATGTGACTCCTGGGGTGACTGTGGCCGATTCCCAGACTTCAAAAGCCACTCTTAGGTCAGACTCCAACCCCTTGGTTTCCTCTGCTCCGGTCACCAAAGATAATCCAGATGGCAAGCAGAAAGCAAAATCCCAGAATGCAGCAGACTCCACGTTCCCCAAAACCG GTAGGAAAGAGCCCTCCTCAGGCTCCACACCTCAGAAGTCCAAAAAGGCCAAGAAAAGCTCCTGGACCCCAGCAACACCCACACAGGCTCTACAGGACAGCATCACCCAGTGCCTCCGGGAGCAGCCCTGGCCCCTGAGCGAGGCGCAGGTGCAGGCCTCTGTGGTGAAGGTCCTGACAGAACTGCTGGAGCAGGAAAGGCAGAAGGCCACAGAGATCGTCAAGGAGAATAAGAAGAAGGGCCGGAAGCGGAAGCTTTCGGAGGACCAGTTAGCAGCTGGGGCCCCAAAGAGCAAGAAGAAGGATCTGAAGGATGGAGCCGGTGCCATCACCCCAGAAAAGACTTCCAAGGCAAAATCCAACCTAGACAAAGTGAATGCTGATGGCAAGGGGAAGGGCTCCCGAGGGGCTAAGGAGAAGCCCAAAAgtgagctggggttaaaggttgaGAGCCGAGAGCAGAGTGACTCAAAGAGCAAGAAGGACAAGAAGAAATCCAGTAAGA aaaaaaaagacaaggaaaaaaaggaaaagaagaaaggcaaaaagaCCTCAGCCAAAGACCCTGAGtcaatacagaagaaaaagaaaaag AAGAAGACAGCCGAGCCTGCCGTGTGA
- the Tcof1 gene encoding treacle protein isoform X7 has translation MAEARKRRELLPLIYNHLLQAGYVRAAREVKEQSGQKSFLTQPVTLLDIYTHWQQTSELGQKQKAKDDAALQAKKSRVSDPISSSESSEEEGEEAETETANATPRPTSVNSSATAAELASSMKEKAQAKTKMANSVLHPASGKAVVHLLSGKLPKKSAEPSVNTVLASETEEEGSVKAHGATTKPGMLSASQVSSSSEDTSSSSDETDVEVKTSGKVLHAGAASVAAKGISGKGPISAEKEKLGPIATQAKAGRPEKDTESSSEDDSDSEDEEPVAVTTPQQARPSGKNLQVRGTSVPAKGSSQKAAPPVTPGKAGPAAAQARAAKPEDSDSSSEESESDSVKTPVAVAPSTSPAQMKPLGKSPQVRPASAVSLGSSGKGVHAPCPGKAGSAAVRVQMGKVEEDSDSSSEEESDDDGAVAAVKAKALGTRATPALPQKVGSVTTQVKTERRTEDSESSEESSDSEEETAPAAPTPAQAKPALEKQTKASPRKGTPATPASTMVAPVQVSTSSSSEEESGAAPGTMKVQGKSVAKGLQGKAALGQGVAPVHPGRTGSAVAQVRATTQEDSEDSEEESSSEEDETPVQAKPLEKSPQAKANPPKTSPAKGPVSASGKVSTAGAAAKQEVPSKGKPPASTVQNSAVSAKGQRSAPAAGKAGAPATQAQKGPVAGAGVGKSSESSSEEESDSEEEAPTQIKPVGKTSQVRAASAPAKESPRKGGQLGTAKKTGPTATQAQKRKMEDSESSSEESDSDGQMPSAITAAKVLSPPKDGTSQPARSRAPAPAPPEKSTEESSESSDEELPSAQAIKSPLISVNSNRSPAGPAATPTQIQAVNTSRKAQASGSTAQSSSSESEDEDMIPATQPSIPATRANVVTVPTSLPRTAPQPNKSEQSSRAPKGKKPKAASTQISSALETLPMTPQSKPVQSKAANKLRKPKLPEKQQPPSGYPRPSTSSSDSSDISSGSEEDAKRPQMAKSAPRLDPGLSQKETVVEETPAESSEDELVAPSQSLLSGYVTPGVTVADSQTSKATLRSDSNPLVSSAPVTKDNPDGKQKAKSQNAADSTFPKTGRKEPSSGSTPQKSKKAKKSSWTPATPTQALQDSITQCLREQPWPLSEAQVQASVVKVLTELLEQERQKATEIVKENKKKGRKRKLSEDQLAAGAPKSKKKDLKDGAGAITPEKTSKAKSNLDKVNADGKGKGSRGAKEKPKSELGLKVESREQSDSKSKKDKKKSSKKKKDKEKKEKKKGKKTSAKDPESIQKKKKKKKTAEPAV, from the exons ATGGCCGAGGCCAGGAAGCGGCGGGAGCTGCTTCCCCTCATCTACAATCATCTGCTGCAGGCTGGTTACGTCCGCGCGGCGCGGGAAGTGAAGGAGCAGAGCGGCCAG AAGAGTTTCCTGACTCAGCCCGTCACCCTTCTGGACATCTATACACACTGGCAGCA GACCTCAGAGCTTGGCCAGAAGCAGAAGGCAAAGGACGATGCTGCGCTGCAAGCCAAGAAGTCCCGGGTGTCAGACCCCATTAGCAGCTCGGAGAGCtcggaggaggaaggagaagaggcagAAACCGAAACTGCCAATGCCA CCCCAAGACCAACATCTGTCAATTCCTCAGCCACGGCTGCAGAGTTAGCATCAAGCATGAAGGAAAAGGCCCAG GCAAAGACCAAGATGGCAAACTCTGTGCTGCACCCCGCATCAGGAAAGGCAGTGGTCCACCTGCTCTCTGGGAAGTTACCCAAGAAGTCAGCAGAGCCCTCTGTAAACACTGTCTTGGCCTCGGAAACTGAGGAGGAGGGCAGCGTCAAAGCCCACGGAGCCACTACCAAGCCTG GGATGTTGTCAGCCAGCCAAGTCAGCAGCTCCAGTGAAGACACCTCAAGCTCCAGTGATGAGACAGATGTAGAG GTAAAGACCTCTGGAAAAGTTCTTCATGCCGGAGCTGCCTCAGTCGCTGCCAAGGGGATCTCTGGGAAAGGGCCCATctcagcagagaaagagaagcttGGGCCCATAGCCACCCAAGCCAAGGCAGGAAGGCCAGAGAAGGATACAGAGAGCAGCAGTGAGGACGATTCTGACAGTGAGGATGAGGAGCCAGTTGCTGTGACCACTCCTCAG CAGGCGAGGCCTTCCGGGAAGAACCTTCAGGTCAGGGGTACCTCAGTTCCTGCCAAGGGGTCCTCCCAGAAAGCGGCTCCTCCAGTCACCCCGGGGAAGGCAGGGcctgcagcagcccaggcccGGGCAGCAAAGCCTGAGGACTCGGACAGCAGCAGCGAGGAGTCAGAGAGCGACAGTGTAAAGACACCAGTGGCTGTGGCCCCAAGCACAAGTCCTGCCCAG ATGAAACCTTTGGGGAAAAGCCCCCAGGTCAGACCTGCTTCCGCTGTCAGCCTGGGGTCCTCAGGAAAAGGCGTCCATGCACCCTGCCCTGGGAAGGCAGGCTCGGCAGCAGTCAGGGTCCAGATGGGAAAGGTCGAAGAGGACTCAGACAGCAGCAGTGAGGAGGAGTCTGACGACGATGGGGCTGTAGCCGCAGTCAAG GCAAAGGCTTTGGGGACAAGGGCCACTCCTGCACTCCCTCAGAAGGTGGGGTCTGTGACCACCCAAGTCAAGACTGAAAGGCGCACAGAAGACTCGGAGAGCAGCGAGGAGTCGAGTGACAGTGAGGAGGAAACGGCACCAGCGGCTCCAACCCCGGCTCAG GCCAAACCAGCTCTGGAAAAACAGACAAAGGCTTCCCCTAGGAAGGGCACTCCCGCCACCCCTGCATCTACCATGGTTGCCCCTGTGCAAGTGAGCACCTCATCCTCTAGTGAGGAAGAGTCAGGAGCTGCTCCTGGTACCATGAAGGTACAG GGGAAGTCTGTCGCAAAGGGCCTCCAGGGGAAAGCTGCCTTGGGACAGGGGGTGGCCCCAGTGCACCCTGGGAGGACAGGGTCTGCAGTTGCCCAGGTCAGGGCTACAACTCAGGAAGACTCAGAGGACAGCGAGGAAGAATCCAGCAGTGAAGAAGATGAGACCCCAGTACAG GCCAAGCCCTTGGAGAAATCTCCTCAGGCCAAAGCCAACCCACCTAAGACATCTCCAGCCAAAGGACCAGTGTCTGCCTCTGGGAAAGTGAGCACTGCAGGTGCTGCAGCAAAGCAGGAGGTCCCTTCCAAG GGGAAACCACCTGCTAGTACTGTTCAGAACAGTGCTGTCTCTGCAAAGGGCCAGCGATCTGCTCCAGCTGCAGGAAAAGCCGGGGCTCCAGCAACCCAAGCACAGAAAGGGCCAGTGGCTGGAGCAGGAGTGGGGAAGAGCTCAGAGAGCAGCAGTGAAGAGGAGTCAGACAGTGAGGAAGAGGCGCCGACCCAG ATAAAACCTGTGGGGAAGACCTCTCAGGTCAGAGCTGCCTCAGCCCCTGCCAAGGAGTCTCCTAGAAAAGGGGGCCAACTAGGAACTGCCAAGAAGACAGGACCTAcagctacccaggcccagaagaggaagatggaggaCTCGGAGAGCAGTAGTGAGGAATCCGACAGTGACGGGCAGATGCCGTCAGCCATCACCGCAGCTAAG GTCCTGTCCCCTCCAAAGGATGGTACCTCCCAACCTGCCCGGAGCAGGGCCCCAGCACCAGCACccccagagaagagcacagaAGAGTCCTCAGAGAGCAGTGATGAGGAGCTGCCGTCCGCCCAG gcaatTAAATCCCCTCTGATTTCTGTCAACTCCAATCGTAGTCCAGCTGGTCCAGCTGCTACCCCCACACAAATCCAGGCTGTGAACACCTCGAGGAAAGCCCAGGCCTCAGGCTCCACAGCCCAGAGCTCCTCCTCTGAAAGTGAGGATGAGGACATGATTCCTGCCACACAACCCTCCATTCCTG CCACTAGAGCCAATGTGGTGACTGTGCCCACGTCCCTCCCACGGACAGCCCCCCAGCCCAACAAAAGTGAGCAGTCTAGTCGGGCGCCAAAAGGCAAGAAACCAAAGGCAGCGTCCACTCAG ATCAGCAGTGCCTTGGAAACACTCCCTATGACTCCCCAGAGCAAACCTGTCCAGTCCAAAGCAGCCAATAAGCTCAGAAAACCCAAACTTCCTGAGAAGCAGCAGCCTCCCTCAGGCTATCCCAGACCCTCCACAAGTTCAAGTGACAGCAGTGACATCTCTTCAGGGAGCGAGGAGGATGCCAAGAGACCCCAGATGGCCAAGTCAGCCCCCAGACTGG ATCCGGGCCTTTCCCAGAAGGAGACTGTGGTGGAGGAGACCCCAGCTGAATCCAGCGAAGATGAGTTGGTGGCCCCCTCACAG TCTCTCCTCTCAGGTTATGTGACTCCTGGGGTGACTGTGGCCGATTCCCAGACTTCAAAAGCCACTCTTAGGTCAGACTCCAACCCCTTGGTTTCCTCTGCTCCGGTCACCAAAGATAATCCAGATGGCAAGCAGAAAGCAAAATCCCAGAATGCAGCAGACTCCACGTTCCCCAAAACCG GTAGGAAAGAGCCCTCCTCAGGCTCCACACCTCAGAAGTCCAAAAAGGCCAAGAAAAGCTCCTGGACCCCAGCAACACCCACACAGGCTCTACAGGACAGCATCACCCAGTGCCTCCGGGAGCAGCCCTGGCCCCTGAGCGAGGCGCAGGTGCAGGCCTCTGTGGTGAAGGTCCTGACAGAACTGCTGGAGCAGGAAAGGCAGAAGGCCACAGAGATCGTCAAGGAGAATAAGAAGAAGGGCCGGAAGCGGAAGCTTTCGGAGGACCAGTTAGCAGCTGGGGCCCCAAAGAGCAAGAAGAAGGATCTGAAGGATGGAGCCGGTGCCATCACCCCAGAAAAGACTTCCAAGGCAAAATCCAACCTAGACAAAGTGAATGCTGATGGCAAGGGGAAGGGCTCCCGAGGGGCTAAGGAGAAGCCCAAAAgtgagctggggttaaaggttgaGAGCCGAGAGCAGAGTGACTCAAAGAGCAAGAAGGACAAGAAGAAATCCAGTAAGA aaaaaaaagacaaggaaaaaaaggaaaagaagaaaggcaaaaagaCCTCAGCCAAAGACCCTGAGtcaatacagaagaaaaagaaaaag AAGAAGACAGCCGAGCCTGCCGTGTGA